A section of the Mesorhizobium loti genome encodes:
- the nodI gene encoding nodulation factor ABC transporter ATP-binding protein NodI translates to MLMRELDPKDLRRPETGQIERESHEQSSAKSSVSDSASTVAVDFTGVTKSYGNKVVVDELSFTVASGECFGLLGPNGAGKSTIARMLLGMTCPDAGTITVLGLPVPARARLARRGIGVVPQFDNLDQEFTVRENLLVFGRYFGMSTREAEAVIPSLLEFARLERKADARVSELSGGMKRCLTMARALINDPQLIVMDEPTTGLDPHARHLIWERLRALLARGKTIILTTHFMEEAERLCDRLCVLEKGRNIAEGLPQALINEHIGCQVMEIYGGDPHELQSLVKPHSQRIEVSGETLYCYAPDPEQVRTQLHGRAGLRLLLRPANLEDVFLRLTGREMEE, encoded by the coding sequence GTGTTGATGCGCGAGTTGGACCCTAAGGATTTGCGGCGGCCCGAGACTGGTCAGATCGAACGGGAGTCTCACGAGCAATCAAGCGCGAAAAGCTCCGTGTCTGACTCTGCCTCGACCGTGGCGGTCGATTTTACAGGCGTAACCAAGTCGTATGGGAACAAGGTCGTCGTCGACGAACTGTCGTTCACCGTTGCGTCGGGAGAATGTTTCGGCCTCCTCGGACCAAACGGCGCGGGCAAAAGCACGATTGCGCGTATGCTTCTCGGAATGACATGCCCTGACGCGGGCACGATCACGGTGCTCGGCCTCCCGGTGCCGGCACGCGCTCGGCTGGCGCGCAGGGGCATTGGCGTGGTCCCGCAATTCGACAATCTTGACCAGGAATTCACCGTACGCGAGAACCTGCTGGTGTTCGGGCGCTACTTCGGCATGAGCACACGCGAGGCCGAAGCGGTCATCCCGTCGCTTCTCGAGTTCGCTCGCCTCGAGCGCAAGGCGGATGCGCGCGTCTCGGAATTGTCCGGCGGCATGAAGCGATGCCTGACGATGGCGCGGGCGTTGATCAACGACCCCCAGCTCATTGTGATGGATGAGCCGACCACCGGCCTTGATCCGCACGCGCGCCACTTGATCTGGGAGCGGCTGCGCGCCCTGTTGGCCCGCGGCAAGACGATTATCCTGACGACGCATTTCATGGAAGAGGCTGAGCGATTATGCGATCGGCTGTGCGTGCTCGAAAAGGGTCGCAATATCGCCGAAGGCCTCCCGCAGGCGTTGATCAACGAGCATATCGGATGCCAGGTCATGGAGATTTACGGCGGCGATCCCCACGAGTTGCAATCGCTGGTCAAGCCGCATTCTCAGCGCATCGAGGTGAGCGGCGAAACCCTTTATTGCTATGCGCCAGACCCTGAGCAGGTGCGCACGCAACTGCACGGGCGAGCAGGTCTGCGCCTTCTTCTGCGTCCAGCCAATCTCGAGGATGTTTTCTTGCGGCTGACCGGGCGCGAGATGGAGGAGTGA
- the nodS gene encoding nodulation methyltransferase NodS — protein sequence MAADDPWRLDGNPFERERHTQILRLSLAQGPVANALEVGCAAGAFTERLAPLCQRLTVIDVVEPAITRARLRMKEAPHISWVISDVQQFSSDELFDLIIVAEVLYYVGDLVQIRAAVRNLVGLLAPGGHLVFGSARDANCQRWGHAAGAETTIAMLNESLTEIECIECRGASINEDCLLALFRKPISAS from the coding sequence ATGGCCGCAGACGATCCATGGCGGCTCGATGGCAACCCGTTCGAGCGGGAGCGCCACACCCAAATTCTCCGGTTGTCACTTGCGCAAGGTCCAGTCGCAAATGCGCTCGAAGTCGGGTGCGCTGCCGGCGCCTTTACGGAGCGGCTAGCCCCCCTTTGCCAGCGGCTCACTGTGATCGATGTCGTGGAGCCTGCGATTACGCGAGCACGTTTACGCATGAAGGAGGCGCCGCACATCAGCTGGGTAATCTCCGATGTTCAACAGTTTTCGAGTGATGAGCTGTTCGACCTGATCATCGTTGCGGAGGTTCTTTACTACGTCGGAGACCTCGTTCAGATCCGCGCGGCAGTCCGCAACTTGGTAGGCCTGCTTGCGCCAGGCGGGCATCTGGTTTTCGGGTCGGCACGTGACGCCAATTGCCAACGCTGGGGGCACGCTGCTGGTGCAGAGACCACCATCGCCATGCTGAACGAATCGTTGACCGAGATCGAGTGCATCGAGTGCCGGGGCGCGTCGATCAATGAAGACTGCCTGCTGGCCCTCTTCCGAAAGCCGATTTCCGCTTCCTGA
- a CDS encoding carbamoyltransferase family protein — MLCLGLSGGLDKVYENRFQVPNTFMHDGAAVLVRDGQVIAAVEEERLNRIKHSNKLPISSVQYCLSAAGVQLSEIDHVAFYATEAYCNAMLENMLASQPDTSIPLDAKLLVQKLLAQEFGSELDASRISFVSHHQAHAVSAFAMSGFEQSLIFAIDGSGDFLSGLVAVGSGTGIAQLATFPENNSLGQFYLETIRYLGYGLFDEYKVMGLAPYGDPVPYRELFEQFYELSANGEYRVHLDRIGPTLLRSIQVRQKGMPFTQQHKDVSASLQEALERIVFHILWHHREATGMTRLCLAGGVAHNCSMNGKLLYSGLFEDIFVQPASHDAGCALGAALIVSEELGRPAPRARLQEVYWGPDLASDHAVEEELTAWAGHLEFERTEEVADRAAEWMAGGAVIGWVQGRSEFGPRALGNRSILADPRPATNKDRINAMVKKREGYRPFAPSVLEEDAREFFDLPGSACEFPFMNFVVRVRDSKRGLLGAITHVDGTARLQTVSRKASPAYWDVINAFKQRTGIPILLNTSFNNNAEPIVDSVADSIATFLTTELDGLVVGPFLVKKRAATLQDWTALAVSLPPYVSLHKVRAYTALDRQETVCEIRTDHSSRDGVRISHDLFNLLTRIEGEAVLADLLDTITLDQAQREALTGELRRLWEQRRVRMHPPHAARVQQT, encoded by the coding sequence ATGCTGTGTCTAGGATTGAGCGGCGGATTAGACAAAGTCTATGAAAACAGATTCCAGGTTCCGAACACATTCATGCACGATGGCGCTGCGGTGCTCGTCCGAGACGGACAGGTCATCGCGGCCGTAGAAGAGGAGCGCCTCAATCGGATCAAACACTCCAACAAGCTCCCAATCAGTTCGGTTCAGTACTGTCTTTCAGCCGCTGGGGTTCAGCTCAGTGAAATCGATCATGTGGCGTTCTACGCTACCGAAGCCTATTGCAACGCAATGCTCGAAAACATGCTTGCTTCCCAGCCGGACACCTCCATTCCGTTGGATGCTAAACTGTTGGTGCAGAAGCTGTTGGCGCAGGAGTTCGGTAGCGAGCTCGACGCTTCGCGTATCTCATTCGTAAGTCATCATCAGGCGCACGCCGTGAGTGCTTTTGCAATGTCGGGCTTCGAGCAAAGTCTGATTTTCGCGATTGATGGCTCTGGTGATTTCCTGTCGGGGCTCGTGGCGGTTGGATCTGGCACTGGAATTGCCCAACTCGCGACTTTCCCAGAGAACAATTCCCTTGGGCAGTTTTATCTCGAGACGATCCGGTATCTCGGCTACGGCTTGTTCGATGAATATAAGGTGATGGGGCTCGCCCCCTACGGCGATCCCGTTCCCTATCGCGAGCTTTTCGAGCAGTTCTATGAACTCTCTGCAAACGGCGAGTATCGCGTCCACCTCGACCGCATCGGTCCGACTTTGCTTCGCAGCATTCAGGTCCGGCAAAAGGGAATGCCATTCACCCAGCAGCATAAGGATGTGAGTGCGTCCTTGCAGGAAGCGCTCGAACGCATCGTGTTTCACATTCTTTGGCATCATCGTGAGGCCACCGGGATGACGCGGTTGTGCCTGGCCGGCGGCGTTGCGCACAATTGCTCCATGAACGGCAAGCTGCTCTATTCAGGACTTTTCGAAGACATCTTCGTGCAGCCCGCATCGCATGACGCTGGCTGCGCATTAGGCGCTGCACTAATCGTGTCTGAAGAGCTGGGCCGCCCCGCGCCGCGTGCGCGATTGCAGGAGGTTTATTGGGGGCCGGATCTCGCGAGCGATCACGCTGTCGAAGAGGAACTAACGGCATGGGCGGGGCACCTGGAGTTTGAACGCACGGAGGAGGTGGCGGATCGGGCAGCCGAGTGGATGGCCGGTGGCGCCGTGATCGGCTGGGTGCAAGGTCGTTCGGAGTTCGGGCCGCGCGCGCTCGGAAATCGCAGCATTCTTGCCGACCCCAGGCCCGCCACGAACAAGGACCGGATCAACGCTATGGTCAAGAAGCGGGAAGGGTATCGCCCGTTCGCCCCATCAGTGCTGGAGGAGGATGCGCGCGAATTTTTCGACCTCCCAGGTAGTGCGTGCGAATTTCCCTTCATGAATTTCGTGGTTCGCGTGCGCGACTCCAAGCGCGGTTTGCTCGGCGCCATCACGCATGTCGACGGTACGGCTCGGCTGCAGACAGTATCGCGCAAGGCCAGTCCGGCCTACTGGGACGTCATCAATGCCTTCAAGCAGCGGACAGGCATCCCAATTCTGCTCAATACGTCCTTTAACAACAATGCCGAGCCCATCGTAGATTCAGTTGCAGACTCGATTGCCACGTTCCTGACGACAGAGTTGGATGGACTTGTGGTCGGGCCGTTCCTCGTGAAAAAACGGGCCGCAACGCTGCAGGATTGGACTGCGCTCGCGGTTTCATTGCCGCCTTATGTATCCCTTCACAAGGTCCGCGCTTACACGGCGCTCGATCGCCAGGAGACCGTCTGCGAAATCCGCACGGATCACTCCAGCCGTGACGGCGTGCGTATTTCCCATGACTTGTTCAATCTGCTGACGCGGATCGAAGGCGAAGCCGTGCTCGCGGATCTCCTCGATACAATTACGCTGGATCAGGCCCAGCGCGAGGCTCTCACAGGAGAGCTGCGAAGGTTGTGGGAGCAGCGCCGCGTTCGCATGCATCCCCCACACGCCGCTCGCGTCCAACAAACCTGA
- a CDS encoding ABC transporter permease, with translation MIEAYAAALPANAWNWVAVWRRNYLAWKKVALVSILGNLADPMIYLFGLGTGLGIMVGRVDGASYIAFLAAGMVAVSAMTAATLETLYAAFARMHSQRTWEAMLYTHVTLGDIVLGELAWAATKAFLAGAAITIVTATLGYAAWPSVLYALPIIALTGCVFASLAMIVTALSPSFDYFVFYQTLVLTPMLFLSGAVFPLNQLPDAFQQIARCMPLSHSIDLIRPVMLDRPIGGIALHVGVLALYALLPFFLSMALLRRRLMR, from the coding sequence ATGATTGAAGCTTATGCGGCGGCGTTGCCGGCCAATGCGTGGAACTGGGTTGCGGTGTGGCGCCGCAACTATCTGGCATGGAAGAAAGTCGCACTCGTGTCGATTCTCGGCAACCTTGCCGATCCCATGATCTACCTTTTCGGCCTCGGCACCGGCCTCGGCATAATGGTCGGCCGCGTCGACGGTGCGTCGTATATAGCCTTTTTGGCAGCCGGCATGGTCGCGGTAAGTGCGATGACCGCCGCAACCCTCGAAACATTGTACGCGGCTTTCGCTCGCATGCACTCTCAGCGCACTTGGGAAGCGATGCTGTATACGCACGTTACCCTCGGCGACATCGTTCTGGGTGAACTCGCGTGGGCAGCCACCAAGGCCTTCTTGGCCGGTGCGGCAATCACCATTGTCACCGCAACGTTGGGTTATGCAGCCTGGCCGTCCGTCCTCTATGCGCTGCCAATCATTGCTCTCACTGGGTGCGTATTTGCGAGCCTCGCGATGATCGTCACCGCGCTTTCACCCAGCTTCGATTACTTCGTGTTTTACCAGACGCTTGTCCTCACACCTATGCTGTTCCTGTCGGGCGCCGTTTTCCCATTGAATCAGCTGCCTGACGCCTTTCAGCAGATAGCGCGATGCATGCCGCTATCACATTCGATCGACCTCATTCGCCCGGTTATGCTTGATCGCCCGATCGGCGGCATCGCCCTGCATGTCGGTGTGCTCGCCCTGTACGCGCTATTGCCATTCTTCCTCTCAATGGCGCTGTTGCGCCGCCGACTAATGCGCTGA
- a CDS encoding exopolysaccharide production repressor protein, which yields MRLINFCRLLGLVLCGNAVTVYFVSHSFRLAVVTTLSCSLLLQLGYFASVLFLIWRSSCAGKAGQGAGLFDRSQEVRYQSRDDDEGEVLNLLETQGGVHPLPRNQKPMPVGAGISKEAPHDDESTRIDAHPPIPFRPD from the coding sequence TTGCGCCTCATCAACTTTTGTCGGCTCCTCGGGCTGGTCCTGTGCGGCAACGCTGTGACGGTTTACTTCGTCTCGCATTCGTTCCGTCTAGCAGTCGTCACGACGCTGAGCTGTTCGCTACTTCTTCAGCTGGGCTATTTCGCAAGTGTGCTCTTTCTGATTTGGCGATCCAGCTGCGCTGGCAAAGCCGGGCAAGGGGCTGGGCTTTTCGACAGGTCACAGGAAGTTCGGTACCAGTCGCGCGACGATGACGAGGGTGAAGTCCTAAACTTGCTGGAAACTCAGGGAGGGGTGCATCCTTTGCCGAGGAATCAAAAACCCATGCCGGTTGGCGCCGGCATCAGCAAGGAGGCACCCCATGACGACGAGAGTACCCGCATCGATGCGCACCCGCCAATCCCTTTCCGACCTGATTGA
- a CDS encoding transposase yields MAGSKEDAETVSAFLCAAAGSAIRCLSCLTGGIIKAIETCFPRSERQRCLAHRMRNLVAKVPEDSWPEFKARATAAYQAPSRAIARDPAAGVVKDYEAELPSAIACFMDDFEACIAHLRMPITHRRAIRTTNLLERLFVEERRRPLLSSYHHTVPGNALVGLHESLSRLFGKRIRDRSDAAPRRP; encoded by the coding sequence ATGGCCGGCTCCAAGGAGGATGCCGAGACAGTGAGCGCCTTCCTTTGCGCGGCCGCGGGCTCGGCGATCCGCTGCTTGTCGTGTCTGACGGGCGGCATCATCAAGGCGATCGAGACCTGCTTCCCGCGCTCGGAGCGTCAGCGCTGTCTTGCGCATCGAATGCGCAATCTCGTCGCCAAGGTGCCGGAAGACAGCTGGCCGGAGTTCAAGGCCCGCGCCACCGCCGCATACCAGGCGCCCTCGCGGGCCATTGCGCGCGACCCGGCCGCCGGAGTGGTGAAAGATTACGAGGCGGAATTGCCGAGCGCGATCGCCTGCTTCATGGACGATTTCGAGGCCTGTATCGCCCACCTGAGAATGCCGATCACCCACCGCCGCGCGATCCGCACGACCAATCTACTCGAGCGCTTATTCGTCGAGGAGCGGCGCCGCCCGCTACTATCCTCCTATCACCATACCGTGCCGGGCAATGCGCTTGTGGGCCTACACGAGAGCCTTTCCCGTCTGTTTGGGAAAAGAATTCGAGATCGCTCGGACGCGGCACCGCGCCGTCCGTGA
- the fdxB gene encoding ferredoxin III, nif-specific: protein MTGAFVTRDGSPWTPHYLTAIDGASCIGCGRCFKVCSREVMHLYGVDDAGEILGACDGGDDDFDGELNRMIMVVDRAGRGIGCGACGRVCPKNCQTHVAADQIAA from the coding sequence ATGACGGGCGCTTTTGTCACCCGCGACGGCTCACCATGGACGCCACACTATCTCACGGCGATCGATGGCGCGTCCTGCATCGGCTGCGGCCGCTGCTTCAAGGTCTGCTCGCGCGAGGTCATGCATCTTTACGGCGTCGATGACGCAGGCGAAATCCTCGGCGCCTGCGACGGCGGTGACGACGATTTCGATGGTGAGCTCAATCGCATGATCATGGTTGTCGACCGTGCCGGCCGCGGCATTGGCTGCGGAGCCTGCGGCCGCGTCTGCCCAAAGAACTGTCAGACCCATGTCGCGGCCGACCAGATCGCAGCATGA
- a CDS encoding PLP-dependent transferase, giving the protein MRNITGAALSPMSAFLVLRGLKKTLTLRIEWHSTTALAIAQVPVGHSAVAWVSSPSSTRIPIKRLPETDVRIANANRPGELDQQVLDFLKKESAGEIRNGVMVGMLIGSNKHGR; this is encoded by the coding sequence ATGCGCAACATCACCGGCGCGGCGCTCTCGCCCATGTCGGCCTTCCTGGTTCTGCGCGGGCTGAAGAAGACTCTCACGCTTCGCATCGAATGGCACAGCACCACGGCGCTTGCGATCGCGCAGGTGCCCGTGGGGCATTCGGCCGTGGCTTGGGTGAGCTCCCCTTCCTCGACTCGCATCCCGATCAAGCGATTGCCCGAAACAGATGTCCGGATCGCGAACGCTAACCGCCCGGGTGAGCTTGACCAACAGGTCCTCGATTTCCTGAAGAAAGAAAGCGCCGGCGAAATCCGCAATGGCGTTATGGTCGGGATGCTCATTGGCAGCAATAAGCACGGAAGGTGA
- a CDS encoding NodA family N-acyltransferase, with translation MRNDVQWRLCWENELQLSDHLELSEFLRKTYEPTGAFNGKQFAGGRSWAGARPEVRAIGYDVHGVAAHLGLLRRYIKVGDADQLVAELGLYGVRPDLEGLGIAHSISVMYPVLQQLGVPFAFGTVRQALRNHVGRFCRKGLANILTGVRVRSTLPEVYPDLPPTRVDDDVLLMVLPIGRSMSEWPAGTLIDRNGPEL, from the coding sequence ATGCGCAATGACGTGCAGTGGAGGTTGTGCTGGGAAAATGAATTGCAGCTTTCCGATCACCTCGAACTCTCTGAGTTCTTACGGAAGACCTATGAGCCGACCGGAGCCTTTAATGGAAAGCAATTCGCAGGCGGTCGGAGCTGGGCCGGTGCAAGGCCGGAGGTCCGCGCAATCGGCTATGATGTGCACGGGGTAGCGGCTCACTTGGGGCTGCTGCGCCGATACATCAAAGTTGGCGACGCTGATCAGCTTGTCGCTGAACTCGGTCTATATGGGGTGCGTCCGGATCTTGAGGGGCTGGGAATCGCCCATTCGATTAGCGTGATGTATCCAGTGCTGCAGCAGCTTGGCGTTCCATTCGCTTTCGGCACGGTTCGGCAAGCGCTCCGGAACCATGTTGGGAGGTTCTGTCGGAAAGGCTTGGCGAACATTTTGACAGGCGTTCGCGTGCGTTCAACCCTCCCGGAGGTGTACCCCGATCTGCCTCCCACGCGAGTGGACGACGACGTACTCCTCATGGTGCTCCCAATTGGACGCTCGATGAGCGAGTGGCCGGCCGGCACTTTGATCGATCGGAACGGGCCAGAGCTATGA
- the nodB gene encoding chitooligosaccharide deacetylase NodB, with protein sequence MKHLDDSWEVQSECADGTGRRSVYLTFDDGPDPFFTPQILDVLAQNRVPATFFVIGAYAAEHPDLIQRMIAEGHEVGNHTMSHPDLSKCGLGEVQREVFEANQVIMLACPQASIRYIRAPYGAWSEEVFTASEIAGLAALHWSIDPRDWSRPGTDAIVDAVLASVRPGAVVLLHDGCPPDEARRSTHASLRNQTVMALSNLIPALEACGYEIRSLPEHH encoded by the coding sequence ATGAAACATCTTGATGACAGCTGGGAGGTGCAGAGTGAGTGCGCTGACGGCACCGGCCGTCGCAGCGTTTATCTGACGTTTGACGATGGTCCCGATCCATTTTTCACACCACAGATACTCGATGTGCTGGCGCAAAATCGAGTGCCAGCGACTTTCTTCGTCATTGGTGCCTACGCCGCCGAGCACCCGGATCTCATCCAGCGAATGATCGCGGAAGGGCATGAGGTAGGCAACCACACCATGTCTCATCCGGATCTGTCCAAATGCGGCTTGGGCGAAGTGCAACGTGAGGTATTCGAGGCGAACCAGGTCATCATGCTAGCCTGCCCACAGGCCTCGATCCGCTACATTCGCGCGCCATACGGCGCCTGGAGCGAAGAAGTGTTCACTGCGTCAGAGATCGCGGGGCTGGCGGCCCTCCATTGGTCGATAGACCCAAGAGACTGGTCGCGCCCCGGCACCGACGCGATCGTCGATGCAGTGCTCGCCTCGGTACGGCCAGGCGCAGTCGTGCTCTTGCACGACGGATGCCCTCCCGATGAGGCGAGACGGAGCACTCATGCCAGTCTGCGCAACCAGACCGTTATGGCGCTGTCCAATCTGATTCCTGCATTAGAGGCCTGCGGATATGAAATTCGCTCGCTTCCAGAACATCACTGA
- a CDS encoding PLP-dependent aminotransferase family protein: MVQSPGPGASTRSHGMGARQIYEALREQILRGIYDTGSQLPSSRGLAEELGVSRTTVTVAYEQLAAEGFIDIRQGARPRVASSLVAHELTANPPKRVGPDHLSSYGERLRGTPRWPNYLPNPLKVDFRYGVLAPSDFPASAWKRAMNAAMAQRPARLAYDDPCGSRRLRQALQGYLWRARTVRCNPEQIVIVNGSQQGLDLCARLLLDPGDSFVIEDPCYRMARQVFASTGATPVPVEVDDHGMQTEQLAGVTAQLAYVTPSHQFPLGGVMPIARRHQLLEWAREQGAYVIEDDYDSEYRYDISPVPPLHSLEDHGAVIYLGTISKTLSPMLRIGYLVVPEEFQQVFETAKQFADRHSPVAGQDSLASLIESGGYESHVRRVRRVNGERREVLLTTLKRSFSDRITVQGAEAGLHVVIWFNDLPQSRETALVEAAQYAGLGLHPISPLYHWQSGAGEADRVGLVMGYSALSIRQIEKGVEMLRDVVAQL, translated from the coding sequence ATGGTCCAGTCTCCAGGTCCCGGTGCTTCAACCCGCTCGCATGGCATGGGGGCGCGTCAAATCTACGAAGCGCTTCGCGAGCAGATACTCCGAGGCATCTACGACACCGGCAGCCAACTGCCGTCCTCCCGGGGTCTCGCCGAGGAACTTGGAGTCTCACGAACGACCGTCACCGTCGCTTACGAGCAGCTGGCCGCGGAAGGTTTCATCGACATCCGTCAAGGCGCGCGCCCTCGTGTCGCATCCTCACTGGTCGCACATGAGCTAACCGCCAATCCCCCAAAACGGGTCGGCCCGGACCACTTGTCAAGCTATGGCGAACGGCTGCGTGGCACTCCGCGCTGGCCCAATTACCTGCCGAACCCGCTGAAGGTCGATTTCCGATATGGCGTCCTGGCGCCCTCCGATTTCCCCGCATCGGCTTGGAAGCGCGCGATGAACGCGGCGATGGCGCAGCGGCCGGCACGGCTCGCCTATGACGATCCATGCGGTTCGCGCCGGCTCCGTCAGGCGCTTCAGGGCTATCTCTGGCGCGCCCGTACCGTGCGCTGCAACCCCGAGCAGATCGTCATCGTCAATGGTTCGCAGCAGGGCCTCGATCTCTGCGCGCGCCTGCTGCTCGATCCAGGCGACAGCTTCGTCATCGAGGACCCCTGCTACAGGATGGCGCGCCAGGTCTTTGCCAGTACAGGTGCCACGCCCGTTCCCGTCGAGGTTGACGATCACGGCATGCAGACGGAGCAACTGGCGGGGGTCACGGCCCAGCTGGCCTATGTGACGCCCTCGCATCAGTTTCCGCTCGGCGGCGTCATGCCGATCGCGCGGCGGCATCAGCTTCTGGAATGGGCCCGGGAGCAGGGCGCCTATGTCATCGAGGACGACTACGACAGCGAATATCGCTACGACATCAGCCCCGTTCCCCCGCTGCATAGCCTCGAGGATCATGGGGCGGTCATCTATCTCGGCACCATCTCCAAGACGCTCTCGCCGATGCTGCGCATCGGTTATCTCGTCGTCCCGGAGGAATTCCAGCAGGTTTTCGAAACAGCCAAGCAGTTTGCCGATCGGCATTCTCCGGTGGCGGGGCAGGACTCATTGGCCTCTCTGATCGAGAGCGGCGGCTATGAAAGCCATGTGCGCCGCGTGCGCCGCGTTAACGGCGAACGCCGGGAGGTATTGCTGACCACGCTGAAGCGGAGTTTTTCAGATCGGATAACCGTCCAGGGAGCAGAGGCTGGACTGCACGTCGTCATATGGTTCAACGACCTGCCGCAATCGCGTGAGACGGCGTTGGTCGAAGCCGCCCAATACGCCGGTCTGGGTCTGCACCCGATTTCGCCGCTTTATCATTGGCAGTCGGGAGCAGGCGAAGCCGACCGCGTCGGGCTTGTCATGGGCTATTCCGCCTTGAGCATCCGGCAGATCGAAAAAGGCGTCGAGATGCTGCGGGACGTCGTCGCTCAACTCTGA
- the nodC gene encoding chitooligosaccharide synthase NodC: MNLFATASTVAICSYALLSTVYKTAQVFYTLPTKVAPTSGDPAGGEPWPSVDVIIPSYNEAPRTLSDCLASIASQEYAGKLQVYVVDDGSANRDALVGVQEEYGHDPRFNFIALPKNVGKRKAQIAAVRRSCGDLVLNVDSDTILAPDVVTRLALKMQDQAIGAAMGQLAASNRSETWLTRLIDMEYWLACNEERAAQARFGAVMCCCGPCAMYRRSALLSVLDQYETQRFRGKPSDFGEDRHLTILMLKAGFRTEYVPEAVAATVVPDRIGPYLRQQLRWARSTFRDTLLSLHLLRGLNIYLTLDVIGQNLGPLLLSLSVLAGLAQFVTTGTVPWTACLTLAAMTIVRCSVAAFRARQLRFLGFSLHTLINISLLLPLKAYALCTLSNSDWLSRSSATKVPDIGGALSKPTLVGSEATYSEQQ; the protein is encoded by the coding sequence ATGAACCTGTTTGCCACAGCCAGTACGGTTGCCATCTGCTCTTATGCGCTGCTGTCGACCGTTTATAAAACCGCGCAGGTGTTTTATACCCTGCCTACAAAGGTAGCGCCGACGTCGGGCGACCCGGCCGGCGGTGAGCCTTGGCCGAGCGTCGATGTCATTATCCCGTCCTACAACGAGGCGCCTCGCACCCTGTCCGACTGCCTGGCATCCATTGCAAGTCAGGAATACGCCGGAAAACTGCAGGTCTATGTTGTTGATGACGGTTCTGCAAACCGAGATGCCCTCGTAGGTGTACAAGAGGAATACGGGCACGACCCGAGGTTCAACTTCATTGCGCTCCCAAAGAATGTCGGAAAGCGAAAGGCGCAGATTGCCGCGGTTCGCCGCTCGTGCGGCGATTTGGTGCTCAATGTAGATTCGGACACGATACTCGCGCCGGACGTCGTCACAAGGCTTGCGCTAAAGATGCAAGATCAAGCGATCGGCGCGGCCATGGGCCAGTTGGCGGCTAGCAACCGCAGTGAAACTTGGCTGACGCGGTTGATCGACATGGAGTACTGGCTCGCCTGCAACGAAGAGCGGGCTGCACAGGCTCGATTCGGTGCCGTCATGTGTTGCTGCGGACCGTGTGCCATGTACCGGCGATCCGCGCTTCTTTCGGTGCTGGATCAATACGAGACGCAACGCTTTCGAGGGAAGCCGAGCGACTTCGGTGAGGATCGCCACCTCACGATCCTTATGCTGAAAGCAGGCTTCCGAACCGAGTATGTTCCGGAGGCCGTCGCGGCAACAGTCGTTCCCGACAGGATAGGTCCCTATCTGCGTCAACAACTTCGCTGGGCCCGGAGCACTTTCCGTGACACGCTGCTATCACTCCACCTGCTGCGCGGCCTTAATATTTATCTCACATTGGACGTGATTGGCCAGAACCTTGGCCCATTATTGCTCTCTTTGTCGGTCCTGGCGGGGCTCGCGCAATTCGTAACGACAGGTACTGTGCCTTGGACGGCATGCCTGACGCTTGCAGCCATGACCATAGTTCGCTGCAGCGTGGCAGCGTTTCGTGCGCGCCAACTTCGATTTCTCGGATTCTCGCTCCACACACTCATCAACATCTCTCTCTTGCTCCCATTGAAAGCATACGCGCTGTGTACATTGAGCAATAGCGATTGGCTGTCGCGAAGCTCTGCGACCAAGGTGCCAGACATCGGCGGCGCGCTTTCAAAGCCGACCTTGGTAGGATCCGAAGCAACTTACAGCGAACAGCAATAG